In Macrobrachium nipponense isolate FS-2020 chromosome 41, ASM1510439v2, whole genome shotgun sequence, the following proteins share a genomic window:
- the LOC135212713 gene encoding dentin sialophosphoprotein-like isoform X1, producing the protein MIMESMRAYYEYPPTHANMPAREYGGGVTISKSKRSLTDLLKFRSRTKERQLSPAGTNHTPHHIQPAEINYMAEYRQKYGAYNGTVGRSTSYQSMTVVKSISPPPLPVPNNKVPKGYPKHHANGYHKHGGSGTVSAATGATMASTVRYTDWFGSVVGRRPPVRPPLPSFGPPPIAAPLPEKGGAWDHYVTLDPVYESPCVVPVQLYSNVCLCPNQLVSTKGRKKKKCKRCGNKIATVRHATTTAVTKTRPALPLSMYQPGPMPPTVPTQHSWGWQVLEERVYERCEVAAQPYPHIPAHSPSDDDESPPPTPETVRSVRSVRSARSAKSSDSSATITRDCPEPSRPAPPLPNSVRALPPPPESESSPSTINSAKESTNSEKQNARNSILLENPSAYQLISRYKQPNAQISSDTDELSDNAIDTQYDEWDTDKSSHSSRSNQGKRVNVINIGDSSSSSPISTSSSLLTNVKDINRIHIDTGSSSDQMGNMNVNSATCENSSSQSSSSTPIKTSSSNISLNFSSNNSLSSFTSQTSCNSKRTSSSAKIVPSPNRIDPSSKMFTPSKSSSTHYKNNSSHNIIKNKTSSSKNSQVDNNNINNKNVTSNKKSSPHSKEALSNNLNSSLSNYTMSQIKKDLCNGNHSSSDVTEKHNSGVKKLHDSSELQKGGNTVRIAGQRMFVLGPGAHQPDNHSGFSSCEEDDTAADDDTSDYPVSSPTTQGSDTDTLPEEENLPLDSSISLYNLSDSYLDADAQLDSTISPKETEGIHSDRWIPARDTIYEEEEDEVEENQQNQNSTDADEDSTMLGEEDDKDTSISSSSTSSPTRNEGPHPTLSELLKVKSILKKPPSVDTSSETDSDFYLPTYSEFKQNQRKKKQVQFRSSHEVTVIEDAGESKGRKVSSVRNSRREREKAKEKQKNNYNLIADLQDIYARGNFMSTYQSQVDNECNNSRVESGMLNFENAKKPLFTDSGENIYKDFESKQIEYSEQNFHSDGRGEGLQNISDGGDWDACQTADDNEGEGDHIGHSIHRSLDEHQTPNENTLNFQDSEHLNLAQNSKSPLSAFSTPSPTTNVPTRQAPPPPKSRTLSPPRPNVPPPPPPTSYKKASPPALAASSLSSPGSRPLPSPPVIPQNYPLMPIVPSSPPPSPTPPPLPTSPPPMLDGSEDTDLIIKPSQNSPSLQNPTFHSFKSDLAALSTPVTSSSTIPKSPEKAFPTSSIREVLPPPGSVSVFGNEEEIRTATIRGRGAAHTRSSILSAFSPAVPSTTPTASSPPTAPRRRNRNRSLSPDTNDTMTIGALKMVAGRGRRMSFLNSLVGDENPYEQITDHIYEELLSSHSPSYSSSLNSQNSPRRSSPTHKSPSPGKSMFEGASKHEILEYLQDARRRVAISAEDDEEEDRLQGLVTSSLEAEMDMEDEEEDQLGVEPAEDHFASLTSRNRGYRSSNMSSNSDSSENSGLLRSDKERLASGEIERTDSGVGSETSKPSVIVRRSRTGITSSRESDLPLCDDCDSPVDTHITNSGVVYAPLVCRRCSRRRQERKEILTEIMETEIKYGRDLRVMIDEFYRPILVAGLLTRDQLSEIFLNVEELQEHNRTFSLQLRDALEIALDQGDEDLLTVNVAKLFLHAAPMLHAFENYCVRHGSASLLLQTLEKEKELLRIFLKVSQMENTLLRRMNLHSFLMVPVQRVTKYPLLLARLYKTTPPTHPSREDCRRAKEKIELHLQHMNNETKEVSPTKLWRRFSMSVGSATPLKRSLQPHDHTTNLKLRKLALEVLEWSQDNARVVREGRLFCLAPDSNNWTRRGRSLKMASVHVLLITQGTPQAVFEDEISEDGLVTPRDLGIRDAAVLAFKDHKVSKAALMRQEPWILSRCVIAWEAEGETECFEITDLNSKDTFIFKGSDSTSTEAWFRYIQFHALSVGMWKRRRPALANIMINGMHRN; encoded by the exons ATGATAATGGAGTCAATGCGGGCCTACTACGAATACCCCCCCACCCATGCCAACATGCCCGCCAGA gAGTATGGAGGGGGTGTAACCATAAGCAAATCAAAGAGATCCTTAACAGACCTACTGAAGTTTCGGTCACGCACCAAAGAGCGCCAGCTGTCTCCAGCTGGGACAAATCATACACCACATCACATTCAGCCTGCTGAAATAAATTATATGGCAGAATACAGACAGAAATATGGAGCTTACAATGGTACAGTTGGACGCAGTACATCTTATCAATCTATGACTGTGGTGAAAAGTATTTCTCCACCGCCATTGCCAGTGCCAAATAATAAAGTACCAAAAGGTTACCCAAAGCATCATGCTAATGGATATCATAAGCATGGTGGTTCTGGCACAGTATCAGCAGCCACTGGTGCAACCATGGCTTCCACTGTACGTTATACTGATTGGTTTGGTTCAGTGGTTGGTAGGAGGCCTCCTGTCCGTCCTCCACTACCTTCTTTTGGTCCACCACCTATTGCTGCTCCTCTTCCAGAAAAAGGTGGAGCTTGGGACCACTATGTAACCCTTGATCCTGTTTATGAGTCTCCATGTGTAGTTCCTGTACAATTGTATAGTAATGTATGCCTTTGCCCAAATCAGCTAGTTAGCACTAAaggacgaaaaaagaaaaaatgcaaaagatgTGGCAACAAAATAGCTACAGTGCGACATGCAACCACTACTGCTGTTACAAAAACAAGACCAGCTCTGCCTTTAAGTATGTACCAACCAGGACCAATGCCACCAACTGTACCTACTCAGCACTCCTGGGGATGGCAGGTTTTAGAGGAGAGAGTTTATGAACGCTGTGAAGTGGCAGCTCAGCCTTACCCTCATATACCTGCACATAGTCCTAGTGATGATGATGAATCTCCACCACCAACTCCAGAAACTGTTCGCAGTGTAAGAAGTGTGCGTAGTGCAAGAAGTGCAAAAAGTAGTGACAGTTCTGCCACAATTACTCGTGACTGCCCTGAACCTTCGAGACCAGCACCTCCTCTTCCAAATAGTGTTCGTGCATTACCCCCTCCTCCAGAATCAGAGTCATCACCATCCACAATTAACAGTGCCAAAGAGTCTACAAATAGTGAAAAACAAAATGCACGCAATTCTATCCTTCTTGAGAATCCTTCTGCCTATCAGTTGATATCTCGGTATAAGCAGCCAAATGCTCAGATAAGTTCAGACACAGATGAGCTCAGTGATAATGCTATTGATACCCAATATGATGAGTGGGATACTGATAAATCCAGTCATTCATCGAGAAGTAATCAAGGAAAACGTGTGAATGTTATTAATATTGGAGATTCTTCCAGTTCATCTCCTATTAGCACTAGCAGTTCATTACTGACAAATGTTAAAGACATTAATCGAATTCATATAGATACCGGGTCTAGCAGTGATCAAATGGGCAACATGAATGTTAATTCAGCTACATGTGAAAACAGCAGTTCCCAGAGCAGCAGTTCTACTCCGATAAAAACATCAAGTAGCAACATCAGTCTTAATTTCTCAAGCAATAATAGTCTTTCATCATTCACAAGCCAAACATCATGTAACAGCAAGAGAACTTCATCCAGTGCCAAGATTGTTCCATCCCCTAACAGAATTGATCCAAGTAGTAAAATGTTTACCCCCAGTAAAAGTTCCTCCACTCACTATAAAAATAACAGCTCACAtaatataattaagaataaaacatCTTCATCCAAAAACAGTCAGGtggataataataacataaataacaaGAATGTAACTTCCAACAAAAAAAGTTCTCCACATTCAAAAGAAGCATTGTCAAACAACTTAAACTCATCTCTCAGTAACTATACAATGAGTCAGATTAAAAAAGATCTTTGTAATGGGAACCATAGTAGTTCAGATGTAACTGAAAAAcacaattcaggggtgaaaaaaTTACATGACTCTAGTGAATTGCAGAAAGGGGGCAACACTGTACGCATTGCAGGACAGAGAATGTTTGTTCTTGGTCCAGGGGCACATCAGCCTGATAATCACTCAGGATTTTCAAGTTGTGAGGAAGATGATACAGCTGCTGATGATGACACCAGTGATTATCCTGTATCTTCACCAACAACTCAAGGTTCAGATACAGACACGTTACCTGAGGAAGAGAATTTACCATTAGATTCAtcaatttctttgtataatttgaGTGACTCTTACTTGGATGCTGATGCACAACTAGACTCAACTATATCACCAAAGGAAACAGAAGGTATACACAGTGATCGGTGGATCCCTGCACGAGACACAAtttatgaggaggaggaagatgaagtTGAAGAAAATCAGCAAAATCAGAACTCTACTGATGCTGATGAAGATTCAACTATGCTTGGAGAGGAGGATGACAAAGATACCAGCATTAGTTCCTCATCTACGAGTTCTCCTACCCGTAATGAAGGACCACATCCAACTCTGTCTGAGCTTCTAAAAGTAAAATCTATTCTTAAAAAGCCTCCATCTGTGGACACCAGCTCGGAAACTGATTCAGACTTCTATTTACCGACTTATTCAGAGTTTAAACAGAACCAGAGGAAGAAAAAGCAGGTTCAGTTCAGGTCATCTCATGAAGTAACAGTAATAGAAGATGCAGGAGAATCCAAAGGACGTAAAGTGTCATCTGTCAGGAATTctagaagagagagggaaaaggccaaagaaaagcaaaaaaataattataacctGATAGCAGATTTACAGGATATTTATGCTAGAGGAAACTTCATGAGTACTTACCAATCTCAGGTAGATAATGAATGTAATAATTCCAGGGTAGAGAGTGgtatgttgaattttgaaaatgcaaAGAAACCTCTGTTCACAGACAGTGGAGAGAATATTTATAAAGACTTTGAAAGTAAACAAATAGAATATTCTGAACAGAATTTTCATAGTGATGGCAGGGGAGAAGGTTTACAAAATATTAGTGATGGAGGAGACTGGGATGCTTGCCAAACAGCTGATGATAATGAAGGAGAAG GTGATCACATTGGACACAGTATCCATCGTAGTCTGGATGAGCATCAGACCCCGAATGAGAATACTTTGAATTTCCAAGATTCTGAACACTTGAACTTAGCCCAAAATTCAAAGTCACCTCTTTCAGCCTTTAGCACCCCATCTCCAACCACTAATGTACCAACTAGACAAGCTCCTCCTCCACCTAAAAGCCGTACTTTGAGTCCTCCTAGGCCTAATGtgcctccacctccacctccaactTCCTACAAAAAAGCTTCACCTCCTGCCTTGGCAGCTTCAAGTCTTTCATCTCCAGGAAGTCGCCCACTTCCTTCTCCTCCTGTAATACCTCAAAACTATCCACTCATGCCCATTGTTCCATCATCGCCACCACCATCACcaacacctccccccctccctacaTCACCACCACCAATGCTTGATGGCAGTGAAGATACAGATCTCATAATCAAGCCTTCCCAGAATAGTCCTTCTTTACAAAATCCTACTTTTCATAGTTTCAAGTCTGATTTAGCAGCTTTGTCAACCCCAGTTACTTCATCTTCAACCATTCCTAAATCTCCTGAGAAAGCCTTCCCAACATCAAGCATTAGAGAAGTTCTTCCACCGCCTGGTTCTGTCTCTGTTTttggaaatgaagaagaaatcCGCACAGCCACTATACGTGGACGTGGTGCTGCACACACTCGATCTTCCATTTTGAGTGCCTTTTCACCTGCAGTCCCAAGCACTACCCCAACAGCCTCTAGTCCCCCTACTGCTCCACGCAGACGTAACAGAAATCGCTCTCTCAGTCCGGACACAAATGATACCATGACCATTGGTGCTCTAAAAATGGTTGCTGGTCGTGGTAGGAGAATGTCATTCTTGAATAGTCTTGTAGGTGATGAAAACCCATATGAACAAATAACGGATCACATTTATGAAGAACTACTTTCCAGTCACTCTCCCTCATATAGTTCATCTTTAAATTCTCAAAACAGTCCAAGACGTAGTTCACCTACGCATAAATCTCCGTCTCCAGGGAAATCAATGTTTGAAGGGGCATCAAAGCATGAAATCTTAGAATATCTTCAGGATGCTCGACGTCGAGTTGCCATTAGTGCTgaagacgatgaagaagaagacagatTACAG GGCCTAGTGACTTCTTCATTGGAAGCTGAGATGGATatggaagatgaggaagaggaccAGTTGGGCGTTGAACCTGCAGAAGATCATTTTGCATCCCTCACTTCAAGAAATAGAGGCTACAGGTCATCAAACATGAGTTCAAATTCTGACTCCTCTGAAAATAGTGGTCTTTTGAGATCTGATAAG GAGAGATTAGCATCAGGTGAAATAGAAAGAACAGACTCAGGAGTAGGATCTGAGACTAGTAAGCCATCTGTCATCGTTAGACGCAGCAGAACAGGTATTACATCTTCAAGAGAGAGTGACCTGCCCTTGTGCGATGATTGTGATTCTCCTGTCGACACTCACATCACCAACAG TGGCGTTGTTTATGCTCCTCTTGTGTGTCGCCGGTGCTCTCGTCGACGTCAAGAACGAAAGGAAATATTGACAGAGATAATGGAAACTGAAATTAAGTATGGAAGAGATCTGAGAGTCATGATAGATGAGTTTTATAG GCCAATATTAGTTGCGGGTTTACTAACAAGGGACCAACTCTCAGAAATATTTCTAAATGTTGAGGAGCTTCAGGAGCACAATCGTACGTTTTCTCTACAACTACGTGATGCCCTTGAAATTGCCTTGGATCAGGGAGATGAAGACTTACTTACTGTCAATGTTGCAAAGCTTTTCCTTCATGCAGCACCTATGTTGCATGCTTTTGAAAATTACTGTGTAAGACAT GGATCAGCATCATTGCTTCTCCAGACtcttgaaaaggaaaaggaacttTTGAGAATATTTTTGAAGGTCTCACAAATGGAAAACACATTGTTAAGGCGGATGAATCTTCATTCTTTCCTCATG GTACCTGTTCAGCGTGTTACAAAGTACCCATTGTTACTAGCTAGATTATACAAGACAACACCCCCTACACACCCATCTCGTGAAGACTGCAGAAGAGCCAAAGAAAAAATTGAGTTGCATTTACAGCATATGAATAAT gAAACAAAAGAAGTCAGTCCAACTAAGCTTTGGCGAAGATTTTCGATGAGTGTTGGAAGTGCTACTCCTCTTAAACGTTCACTTCAACCCCATGATCATACTACCAATCTTAAGTTAAGAAAG ttgGCCTTAGAGGTATTAGAATGGAGCCAAGACAATGCCAGAGTTGTGAGAGAAGGTAGACTATTTTGCTTAGCCCCTGATTCAAATAATTGGACACGACGAGGACGTTCTTTGAAAATGGCTTCAGTTCATGTTCTTCTCATAACTCAGGGAACT cctcaAGCTGTGTTTGAGGATGAGATATCAGAAGATGGTCTAGTTACTCCTAGAGATCTTGGAATTAGAGATGCTGCGGTACTTGCATTTAAGGATCACAAGGTTTCTAAAGCTGCTCTCATGAGG CAAGAGCCATGGATTCTAAGTCGATGTGTGATAGCATGGGAAGCTGAAGGTGAGACAGAATGCTTTGAAATCACCGATCTTAATTCCAaagatacatttatatttaaG